One window from the genome of Ananas comosus cultivar F153 linkage group 13, ASM154086v1, whole genome shotgun sequence encodes:
- the LOC109719574 gene encoding protein DEHYDRATION-INDUCED 19 homolog 2-like isoform X1 → MESDSWSRISAASRRHPSALQSRFGNGFEEFDLLLGFEEIDVAEEDLKAEFLCPFCSEDFDIVGLCCHIDDEHPVEAKNGICPVCAARVGMDLVGHITTQHGNYFKMQKRRKPRRGSPGSHSTLSILRKDLREGNLHSFFGGSPYPVSSSNTTPDPLLSSFISNLPAVDLSSDVQCEPLDERSVDSISLEEKEVERVEPSVPDEDQEERARRSQFAHGLVLSTIFEDSL, encoded by the exons ATGGAGTCGGATTCGTGGAGCCGCATCTCGGCCGCGTCGAGGCGCCACCCATCCGCGCTGCAATCGCGATTCGGTAACGGATTCGAAGAATTCG ATCTGCTTTTAGGGTTTGAGGAGATCGACGTCGCGGAGGAGGACCTGAAGGCGGAGTTCCTTTGCCCGTTCTGCTCCGAGGATTTTGATATTGTAGGGCTATGTTGCCACATCGACGACGAGCACCCCGTCGAGGCCAAAAATGGG ATTTGTCCTGTCTGTGCGGCTCGAGTCGGGATGGATTTGGTTGGGCACATAACCACGCAGCATGGGAATTACTTCAAG ATGCAGAAAAGGAGGAAACCCCGAAGAGGTTCACCAGGGTCGCACTCTACACTTTCCATTTTGAGAAAGGATCTACGTGAGGGGAATTTGCATTCCTTTTTTGGCGGATCCCCTTATCCAGTTTCTTCCTCCAATACAACACCTGATCCGCTGCTGTCGTCATTTATTAGTAATTTACCAGCTGTTGATTTGTCAAGCGATGTACAGTGTGAGCCCTTGGACGAAAGGAGCGTGGACTCCATCTCTTTAGAGGAGAAAGAAGTCGAACG CGTCGAGCCATCCGTACCGGACGAAGATCAGGAGGAGAGAGCTCGGAGGAGCCAGTTCGCGCACGGTCTCGTTTTATCCACAATATTCGAAGACTCCTTATGA
- the LOC109719040 gene encoding nifU-like protein 4, mitochondrial, which yields MAKTDRRKQRKKEKKGGKKKAKEKVMKLPWRNLVARGLRSTKRSLKPYPPPRPVSSSSSSSTFATSSSIPFYGRNPNPNPLARSRLGSFQPSRSAPWIGSQGQKRSMFIQTQSTPNPLSLMFYPGKPVMEVGSADFPNARTAMNSPLAKSLFGIDGVTRVFFGSDFVTVTKSDEASWDLLKPEVFAAIMDFYSSGKPLFLDSNAAASMDTAIHEDDSEIVAMIKELLETRIRPAVQDDGGDIEYRGFDPETGIVKLRMQGACSGCPSSSVTLKSGIENMLMHYVPEVKGVEQELDSVDEEASLSSQME from the exons ATGGCGAAAACAGAtcgaagaaaacaaagaaaaaaagaaaaaaaagggggaaaaaaaaaagcgaaggaGAAGGTGATGAAGCTCCCATGGAGGAACCTCGTCGCGAGGGGGCTTCGATCGACGAAGCGCTCCTTGAAACCCTATCCGCCCCCTCGACCCGtgtcctcctcttcctcctcttctacGTTTGCGACCTCGTCGTCGATCCCCTTCTATggccgaaaccctaaccctaatcccctCGCTCGCTCTCGTCTCGGCTCGTTCCAACCCTCGAGGTCGGCCCCATGGATCGGATCCCAAG GGCAGAAGAGGAGCATGTTCATCCAAACACAGTCCACGCCCAACCCACTGTCTCTCATGTTCTATCCAGGAAAGCCGGTTATGGAAGTTGGAAGCGCGGACTTCCCGAATGCTCGTACCGCGATGAATTCGCCCTTAGCCAAGTCGTTATTTGGCATTGATG GAGTCACAAGAGTGTTCTTCGGGTCAGATTTTGTAACAGTTACCAAGTCGGATGAAGCTTCCTGGGATCTTCTAAAGCCGGAAGTTTTTGCGGCGATAATGGATTTCTACTCATCTGGAAAACCGCTTTTTCTAGATTCGAATGCTGCAGCTTCCATGGACACAGCAATTCACGAG GACGATTCTGAGATAGTTGCCATGATCAAAGAATTACTCGAAACCCGAATCCGGCCTGCAGTACAAGACGATGGTGGAGACATTGAATACCGTGGATTTGATCC GGAAACTGGAATAGTGAAGCTAAGGATGCAGGGAGCGTGCAGCGGCTGTCCGAGCTCGTCTGTCACTTTGAAGTCTGGCATCGAGAACATGCTCATGCATTATGTGCCCGAG GTCAAAGGAGTAGAACAGGAGCTTGATAGTGTGGATGAGGAGGCTTCGTTGTCGAGccagatggaataa
- the LOC109719304 gene encoding agamous-like MADS-box protein AGL30 isoform X3, giving the protein MGRVKLKIKKLENSSGRQVTYSKRRAGILKKAKELSILCDIDLVLLMFSPTGKPTLCVGDRSNIEEVISKYAQLTPQERAKRKLESLEALKKTFKKLDHDVNIQEFLGCSSQTVEELTSHLQSLQAQLSDVEKRLSYWSDPEKVDNIDHIRAMEQSLNESLGRIRVHKENVGKQIMSLQCTGQNDMHLPMGFSVDHGPSPVSWIHNGDVQQMMLPEDPSLLSQRDIGCSTDTSLQSYPGYYMTGKQTESNEQIPADNSLHDFSQNACLRLNLGGHFPYQSYDPNLFTDKPFKPDEENNNLCNSGIDCQVNHYDPPRPAYDASFQSWASTSGTCDIGLFDEQSYTQQPN; this is encoded by the exons ATGGGTAGGGTTAAATTGAAGATAAAGAAACTGGAGAATAGCAGTGGTAGGCAGGTTACTTACTCGAAAAGAAGAGCTGGTATATTGAAGAAGGCCAAGGAATTGTCGATATTGTGCGATATCGACCTTGTTCTTCTCATGTTCTCGCCGACGGGCAAGCCTACGTTATGCGTCGGCGACCGAAG CAATATCGAGGAAGTCATATCAAAGTATGCTCAGTTAACTCCACAGGAAAGAGCTAAGAG GAAACTGGAGAGCCTCGAG GCATTAAAGAAGACATTCAAGAAACTGGACCATGATGTCAATATTCAAGAATTCTTGGGTTGTAG CAGCCAAACAGTTGAG GAATTGACCAGCCACTTACAGTCGCTTCAAGCTCAACTATCTGATGTAGAAAAGAGGTTGAG TTACTGGAGCGATCCTGAGAAGGTCGATAACATAGACCACATTAGAGCTATGGAACAATCTCTCAATGAATCCCTCGGTCGAATTCGAGTCCATAAG GAAAATGTCGGAAAGCAAATTATGTCTCTACAATGTACTGGCCAG AACGACATGCACTTACCTATGGGATTTAGCGTCGATCACGGCCCCTCACCTGTGTCGTGGATCCATAATGGCGACGTTCAACAAATGATGCTCCCTGAAGATCCTAGTCTGTTGTCTCAGAG AGATATCGGATGCTCGACAGACACTTCGCTTCAAAGTTACCCCGGCTACTATATGACGGGTAAGCAAACGGAGAGCAACGAACAAATACCGGCCGACAATTCCCTGCACGACTTCAGCCAAAACGCGTGCTTGAGGCTAAATCTGGGAGGCCACTTTCCATACCAGTCCTACGACCCTAACTTATTCACCGACAAGCCATTCAAGCCCGACGAGGAGAATAATAATCTATGCAATAGTGGTATTGATTGCCAAGTTAATCACTATGACCCCCCAAGGCCGGCTTACGATGCAAGCTTCCAGAGTTGGGCCTCGACGTCTGGGACGTGCGACATTGGCTTATTCGACGAGCAGTCGTACACCCAA CAACCAAACTAG
- the LOC109719304 gene encoding agamous-like MADS-box protein AGL30 isoform X2, which produces MGRVKLKIKKLENSSGRQVTYSKRRAGILKKAKELSILCDIDLVLLMFSPTGKPTLCVGDRSNIEEVISKYAQLTPQERAKRKLESLEALKKTFKKLDHDVNIQEFLGCSQTVEELTSHLQSLQAQLSDVEKRLSYWSDPEKVDNIDHIRAMEQSLNESLGRIRVHKENVGKQIMSLQCTGQFQNDMHLPMGFSVDHGPSPVSWIHNGDVQQMMLPEDPSLLSQRDIGCSTDTSLQSYPGYYMTGKQTESNEQIPADNSLHDFSQNACLRLNLGGHFPYQSYDPNLFTDKPFKPDEENNNLCNSGIDCQVNHYDPPRPAYDASFQSWASTSGTCDIGLFDEQSYTQQPN; this is translated from the exons ATGGGTAGGGTTAAATTGAAGATAAAGAAACTGGAGAATAGCAGTGGTAGGCAGGTTACTTACTCGAAAAGAAGAGCTGGTATATTGAAGAAGGCCAAGGAATTGTCGATATTGTGCGATATCGACCTTGTTCTTCTCATGTTCTCGCCGACGGGCAAGCCTACGTTATGCGTCGGCGACCGAAG CAATATCGAGGAAGTCATATCAAAGTATGCTCAGTTAACTCCACAGGAAAGAGCTAAGAG GAAACTGGAGAGCCTCGAG GCATTAAAGAAGACATTCAAGAAACTGGACCATGATGTCAATATTCAAGAATTCTTGGGTTGTAG CCAAACAGTTGAG GAATTGACCAGCCACTTACAGTCGCTTCAAGCTCAACTATCTGATGTAGAAAAGAGGTTGAG TTACTGGAGCGATCCTGAGAAGGTCGATAACATAGACCACATTAGAGCTATGGAACAATCTCTCAATGAATCCCTCGGTCGAATTCGAGTCCATAAG GAAAATGTCGGAAAGCAAATTATGTCTCTACAATGTACTGGCCAG TTCCAGAACGACATGCACTTACCTATGGGATTTAGCGTCGATCACGGCCCCTCACCTGTGTCGTGGATCCATAATGGCGACGTTCAACAAATGATGCTCCCTGAAGATCCTAGTCTGTTGTCTCAGAG AGATATCGGATGCTCGACAGACACTTCGCTTCAAAGTTACCCCGGCTACTATATGACGGGTAAGCAAACGGAGAGCAACGAACAAATACCGGCCGACAATTCCCTGCACGACTTCAGCCAAAACGCGTGCTTGAGGCTAAATCTGGGAGGCCACTTTCCATACCAGTCCTACGACCCTAACTTATTCACCGACAAGCCATTCAAGCCCGACGAGGAGAATAATAATCTATGCAATAGTGGTATTGATTGCCAAGTTAATCACTATGACCCCCCAAGGCCGGCTTACGATGCAAGCTTCCAGAGTTGGGCCTCGACGTCTGGGACGTGCGACATTGGCTTATTCGACGAGCAGTCGTACACCCAA CAACCAAACTAG
- the LOC109719304 gene encoding agamous-like MADS-box protein AGL30 isoform X1, whose amino-acid sequence MGRVKLKIKKLENSSGRQVTYSKRRAGILKKAKELSILCDIDLVLLMFSPTGKPTLCVGDRSNIEEVISKYAQLTPQERAKRKLESLEALKKTFKKLDHDVNIQEFLGCSSQTVEELTSHLQSLQAQLSDVEKRLSYWSDPEKVDNIDHIRAMEQSLNESLGRIRVHKENVGKQIMSLQCTGQFQNDMHLPMGFSVDHGPSPVSWIHNGDVQQMMLPEDPSLLSQRDIGCSTDTSLQSYPGYYMTGKQTESNEQIPADNSLHDFSQNACLRLNLGGHFPYQSYDPNLFTDKPFKPDEENNNLCNSGIDCQVNHYDPPRPAYDASFQSWASTSGTCDIGLFDEQSYTQQPN is encoded by the exons ATGGGTAGGGTTAAATTGAAGATAAAGAAACTGGAGAATAGCAGTGGTAGGCAGGTTACTTACTCGAAAAGAAGAGCTGGTATATTGAAGAAGGCCAAGGAATTGTCGATATTGTGCGATATCGACCTTGTTCTTCTCATGTTCTCGCCGACGGGCAAGCCTACGTTATGCGTCGGCGACCGAAG CAATATCGAGGAAGTCATATCAAAGTATGCTCAGTTAACTCCACAGGAAAGAGCTAAGAG GAAACTGGAGAGCCTCGAG GCATTAAAGAAGACATTCAAGAAACTGGACCATGATGTCAATATTCAAGAATTCTTGGGTTGTAG CAGCCAAACAGTTGAG GAATTGACCAGCCACTTACAGTCGCTTCAAGCTCAACTATCTGATGTAGAAAAGAGGTTGAG TTACTGGAGCGATCCTGAGAAGGTCGATAACATAGACCACATTAGAGCTATGGAACAATCTCTCAATGAATCCCTCGGTCGAATTCGAGTCCATAAG GAAAATGTCGGAAAGCAAATTATGTCTCTACAATGTACTGGCCAG TTCCAGAACGACATGCACTTACCTATGGGATTTAGCGTCGATCACGGCCCCTCACCTGTGTCGTGGATCCATAATGGCGACGTTCAACAAATGATGCTCCCTGAAGATCCTAGTCTGTTGTCTCAGAG AGATATCGGATGCTCGACAGACACTTCGCTTCAAAGTTACCCCGGCTACTATATGACGGGTAAGCAAACGGAGAGCAACGAACAAATACCGGCCGACAATTCCCTGCACGACTTCAGCCAAAACGCGTGCTTGAGGCTAAATCTGGGAGGCCACTTTCCATACCAGTCCTACGACCCTAACTTATTCACCGACAAGCCATTCAAGCCCGACGAGGAGAATAATAATCTATGCAATAGTGGTATTGATTGCCAAGTTAATCACTATGACCCCCCAAGGCCGGCTTACGATGCAAGCTTCCAGAGTTGGGCCTCGACGTCTGGGACGTGCGACATTGGCTTATTCGACGAGCAGTCGTACACCCAA CAACCAAACTAG
- the LOC109719574 gene encoding protein DEHYDRATION-INDUCED 19 homolog 2-like isoform X2, with the protein MESDSWSRISAASRRHPSALQSRFDLLLGFEEIDVAEEDLKAEFLCPFCSEDFDIVGLCCHIDDEHPVEAKNGICPVCAARVGMDLVGHITTQHGNYFKMQKRRKPRRGSPGSHSTLSILRKDLREGNLHSFFGGSPYPVSSSNTTPDPLLSSFISNLPAVDLSSDVQCEPLDERSVDSISLEEKEVERVEPSVPDEDQEERARRSQFAHGLVLSTIFEDSL; encoded by the exons ATGGAGTCGGATTCGTGGAGCCGCATCTCGGCCGCGTCGAGGCGCCACCCATCCGCGCTGCAATCGCGATTCG ATCTGCTTTTAGGGTTTGAGGAGATCGACGTCGCGGAGGAGGACCTGAAGGCGGAGTTCCTTTGCCCGTTCTGCTCCGAGGATTTTGATATTGTAGGGCTATGTTGCCACATCGACGACGAGCACCCCGTCGAGGCCAAAAATGGG ATTTGTCCTGTCTGTGCGGCTCGAGTCGGGATGGATTTGGTTGGGCACATAACCACGCAGCATGGGAATTACTTCAAG ATGCAGAAAAGGAGGAAACCCCGAAGAGGTTCACCAGGGTCGCACTCTACACTTTCCATTTTGAGAAAGGATCTACGTGAGGGGAATTTGCATTCCTTTTTTGGCGGATCCCCTTATCCAGTTTCTTCCTCCAATACAACACCTGATCCGCTGCTGTCGTCATTTATTAGTAATTTACCAGCTGTTGATTTGTCAAGCGATGTACAGTGTGAGCCCTTGGACGAAAGGAGCGTGGACTCCATCTCTTTAGAGGAGAAAGAAGTCGAACG CGTCGAGCCATCCGTACCGGACGAAGATCAGGAGGAGAGAGCTCGGAGGAGCCAGTTCGCGCACGGTCTCGTTTTATCCACAATATTCGAAGACTCCTTATGA